The following proteins are encoded in a genomic region of Rattus rattus isolate New Zealand chromosome 2, Rrattus_CSIRO_v1, whole genome shotgun sequence:
- the LOC116892758 gene encoding vomeronasal type-2 receptor 116-like isoform X2: MLSWIFIQLLLHLPNFFCAFITFNISKCYYQITDAFHQKGDVVIGAFFPIHTYYTGNKIPHSFLPYYYVDNYLQYNFKNYQYILALIFAIEEINENPNLLSNISLGFDFYNVRFTEKDTLMNACIWLTAHREKYILPNYKCGKKHLTAALTGTSWTTSAQMGTLFQLFKFPQLSFGPYDHILSDRNQYSSLYQMAPMASSLSLSIVSLLVHFRWSWVGLILPDDHKGNTILSDFRNEMERKGVCIAFVKMIPATWMSHFNKFWKNMDETNVIIIYGDIDSLEGLMRNIGQRILTWKVWVMNIEPHVIADYFMLDSFHGSLIFTHHYTERIEFTNFVQTVNPYKYPEDIYLPKFWYLFFKCPFSDIDCQLLNNCQFNASLDILPRHIFDVSMSDESISIYNAVYAVAHSLHEMRLQQVQMQPYENGEEIMFFPWQLNFFLYDVEVRDQRSLDWRQKFNAEYDIINLWNLPNGLGRKVKVGSFSTNAPQGHQLSLTEQIIQWPEEFSEIPRSVCSESCGHGFRKLTLEGKAVCCYKCTPCADNEISNETDVDQCLKCPESHYANTEKNHCLQKAVSFLAYQDPLGMSLASIALCLSTLTAFVIGIFVKYRDTPIVKANNQALSYILLITLTFCFLCSLTFIGQPNKDTCIMQQITFGVVFTVALATVLAKAITVVIAFKATFPGRMIRWLMKSRAPNYIIPICTLIQVFICGIWMATSPPFIDQDFHAEHGHIIIFCNKGSSVAFHCTLGYLCFLALGGYTMAFLSRTLPDTFNESKFLSLSLLVFFCVWITFLPVYHSTMGKFMVATEIFSILASSTALLSFIFAPKCYIILFRPNENTFHYIRDKMHSRRNKSLKT, encoded by the exons gtataattttaaaaactaccaGTATATTCTGGCTCTGATATTTGCCATTGAAGAGATCAATGAAAACCCCAATCTTTTATCCAATATATCTCTTGGATTTGATTTCTACAATGTCAGATTCACTGAGAAGGACACACTTATGAATGCCTGTATTTGGCTCACAGCACATAGAGAGAAATATATTTTACCTAATTACAAATgtggaaaaaagcatttgacTGCTGCACTCACAGGAACATCGTGGACTACATCTGCCCAAATGGGCACATTATTTCAACTGTTTAAATTTCCCCAG CTTTCCTTTGGCCCTTATGATCATATTTTGAGTGACCGAAATCAGTATTCTTCTCTCTACCAGATGGCCCCCATGGCCTCATCTCTTTCACTCAGCATTGTGTCTTTGTTGGTTCATtttaggtggtcctgggttggtcTCATTCTCCCAGATGACCACAAAGGCAATACAATTCTCTCAGATTTCAGAAATgagatggagagaaaaggagTCTGCATAGCTTTTGTGAAAATGATCCCTGCCACTTGGATGTCACATTTTAACAAATTCTGGAAAAATATGGATGAGACAAATGTCATAATTATTTATGGTGACATTGATTCTCTAGAAGGTCTAATGAGAAATATTGGGCAAAGGATATTGACATGGAAAGTCTGGGTCATGAACATTGAACCCCATGTTATTGCTGATTATTTCATGTTAGACTCATTCCATGGGAGCCTCATTTTTACACACCATTATACAGAAAGAATTGAGTTTACTAATTTTGTTCAAACAGTTAATCCATACAAATACCCAGAAGATATTTATCTTCCTAaattttggtatttgtttttcaAGTGCCCATTTTCCGATATTGATTGTCAACTTTTGAACAACTGTCAATTCAATGCATCTTTGGACATATTACCTCGTCACATATTTGATGTGTCCATGAGTGATGAGAGCATCAGCATATACAatgctgtgtatgctgtggcTCACAGTCTCCATGAGATGAGGCTTCAGCAAGTACAAATGCAACCATATGAAAATGGGGAAGAAATCATGTTTTTCCCCTGGCAG CTTAACTTTTTCCTGTATGATGTTGAGGTGAGAGACCAAAGGAGTTTAGATTGGAGACAGAAATTTAATGCAGAATATGACATTATTAACCTTTGGAATTTACCAAATGGTCTTGGAAGAAAAGTGAAAGTAGGATCATTTTCTACAAATGCTCCCCAGGGCCACCAGTTGTCTTTAACTGAGCAGATAATACAATGGCCAGAAGAATTTTCAGAG ATCCCCCGATCTGTGTGCAGTGAGAGTTGTGGGCATGGATTCAGGAAATTAACTCTGGAGGGCAAGGCTGTGTGCTGCTATAAGTGCACTCCTTGTGCAGACAATGAGATTTCTAATGAGACAG ATGTGGATCAGTGTCTGAAGTGTCCAGAGAGTCATTATGCAAATACGGAGAAGAACCATTGCCTCCAGAAAGCTGTGAGCTTTCTGGCCTATCAAGATCCCTTGGGGATGAGTCTTGCCAGCATAGCTCTGTGTTTATCTACACTCACAGCCTTTGTTATTGGCATTTTTGTGAAATACAGAGACACTCCTATTGTGAAAGCCAATAACCAAGCTCTCAGTTACATTTTGCTTATCACacttactttctgttttctttgttctttgactTTCATTGGCCAGCCAAACAAAGACACCTGCATCATGCAGCAGATCACATTTGGAGTTGTATTCACTGTAGCTCTTGCCACTGTGTTGGCCAAAGCTATTACTGTGGTTATTGCATTCAAGGCCACTTTTCCAGGGAGAATGATAAGGTGGCTAATGAAATCCAGGGCCCCAAACTACATCATTCCTATCTGCACCCTAATCCAAGTTTTTATTTGTGGAATATGGATGGCAACCTCTCCTCCATTCATCGACCAAGATTTTCATGCTGAACATGGACACATCATTATATTTTGCAACAAGGGTTCATCTGTTGCCTTCCACTGTACCCTGGGATACCTCTGCTTCTTGGCACTTGGGGGTTATACCATGGCCTTCTTGTCTAGAACTCTGCCTGATACATTCAATGAATCCAAATTTCTGTCACTCAGCTTGCtagtgttcttttgtgtctggatcACCTTTCTTCCTGTCTACCATAGCACTATGGGGAAATTCATGGTTGCTACGGAAATATTTTCTATCTTGGCTTCCAGCACAGCACTCCTTAGCTTCATATTTGCCCCTAAGTGTTACATTATCTTATTCAGACCAAATGAGAATACATTTCATTATATCAGAGACAAAATGCATTCTAGAAGAAACAAGTCTCTTAAAACATAG
- the LOC116892758 gene encoding vomeronasal type-2 receptor 116-like isoform X1, with the protein MLSWIFIQLLLHLPNFFCAFITFNISKCYYQITDAFHQKGDVVIGAFFPIHTYYTGNKIPHSFLPYYYVDNYLQYNFKNYQYILALIFAIEEINENPNLLSNISLGFDFYNVRFTEKDTLMNACIWLTAHREKYILPNYKCGKKHLTAALTGTSWTTSAQMGTLFQLFKFPQLSFGPYDHILSDRNQYSSLYQMAPMASSLSLSIVSLLVHFRWSWVGLILPDDHKGNTILSDFRNEMERKGVCIAFVKMIPATWMSHFNKFWKNMDETNVIIIYGDIDSLEGLMRNIGQRILTWKVWVMNIEPHVIADYFMLDSFHGSLIFTHHYTERIEFTNFVQTVNPYKYPEDIYLPKFWYLFFKCPFSDIDCQLLNNCQFNASLDILPRHIFDVSMSDESISIYNAVYAVAHSLHEMRLQQVQMQPYENGEEIMFFPWQVISFLLYCNVSILIDQRSLDWRQKFNAEYDIINLWNLPNGLGRKVKVGSFSTNAPQGHQLSLTEQIIQWPEEFSEIPRSVCSESCGHGFRKLTLEGKAVCCYKCTPCADNEISNETDVDQCLKCPESHYANTEKNHCLQKAVSFLAYQDPLGMSLASIALCLSTLTAFVIGIFVKYRDTPIVKANNQALSYILLITLTFCFLCSLTFIGQPNKDTCIMQQITFGVVFTVALATVLAKAITVVIAFKATFPGRMIRWLMKSRAPNYIIPICTLIQVFICGIWMATSPPFIDQDFHAEHGHIIIFCNKGSSVAFHCTLGYLCFLALGGYTMAFLSRTLPDTFNESKFLSLSLLVFFCVWITFLPVYHSTMGKFMVATEIFSILASSTALLSFIFAPKCYIILFRPNENTFHYIRDKMHSRRNKSLKT; encoded by the exons gtataattttaaaaactaccaGTATATTCTGGCTCTGATATTTGCCATTGAAGAGATCAATGAAAACCCCAATCTTTTATCCAATATATCTCTTGGATTTGATTTCTACAATGTCAGATTCACTGAGAAGGACACACTTATGAATGCCTGTATTTGGCTCACAGCACATAGAGAGAAATATATTTTACCTAATTACAAATgtggaaaaaagcatttgacTGCTGCACTCACAGGAACATCGTGGACTACATCTGCCCAAATGGGCACATTATTTCAACTGTTTAAATTTCCCCAG CTTTCCTTTGGCCCTTATGATCATATTTTGAGTGACCGAAATCAGTATTCTTCTCTCTACCAGATGGCCCCCATGGCCTCATCTCTTTCACTCAGCATTGTGTCTTTGTTGGTTCATtttaggtggtcctgggttggtcTCATTCTCCCAGATGACCACAAAGGCAATACAATTCTCTCAGATTTCAGAAATgagatggagagaaaaggagTCTGCATAGCTTTTGTGAAAATGATCCCTGCCACTTGGATGTCACATTTTAACAAATTCTGGAAAAATATGGATGAGACAAATGTCATAATTATTTATGGTGACATTGATTCTCTAGAAGGTCTAATGAGAAATATTGGGCAAAGGATATTGACATGGAAAGTCTGGGTCATGAACATTGAACCCCATGTTATTGCTGATTATTTCATGTTAGACTCATTCCATGGGAGCCTCATTTTTACACACCATTATACAGAAAGAATTGAGTTTACTAATTTTGTTCAAACAGTTAATCCATACAAATACCCAGAAGATATTTATCTTCCTAaattttggtatttgtttttcaAGTGCCCATTTTCCGATATTGATTGTCAACTTTTGAACAACTGTCAATTCAATGCATCTTTGGACATATTACCTCGTCACATATTTGATGTGTCCATGAGTGATGAGAGCATCAGCATATACAatgctgtgtatgctgtggcTCACAGTCTCCATGAGATGAGGCTTCAGCAAGTACAAATGCAACCATATGAAAATGGGGAAGAAATCATGTTTTTCCCCTGGCAGGTAATATCCTTTCTACTATATTGTAATGTCAGCATTCTGAT AGACCAAAGGAGTTTAGATTGGAGACAGAAATTTAATGCAGAATATGACATTATTAACCTTTGGAATTTACCAAATGGTCTTGGAAGAAAAGTGAAAGTAGGATCATTTTCTACAAATGCTCCCCAGGGCCACCAGTTGTCTTTAACTGAGCAGATAATACAATGGCCAGAAGAATTTTCAGAG ATCCCCCGATCTGTGTGCAGTGAGAGTTGTGGGCATGGATTCAGGAAATTAACTCTGGAGGGCAAGGCTGTGTGCTGCTATAAGTGCACTCCTTGTGCAGACAATGAGATTTCTAATGAGACAG ATGTGGATCAGTGTCTGAAGTGTCCAGAGAGTCATTATGCAAATACGGAGAAGAACCATTGCCTCCAGAAAGCTGTGAGCTTTCTGGCCTATCAAGATCCCTTGGGGATGAGTCTTGCCAGCATAGCTCTGTGTTTATCTACACTCACAGCCTTTGTTATTGGCATTTTTGTGAAATACAGAGACACTCCTATTGTGAAAGCCAATAACCAAGCTCTCAGTTACATTTTGCTTATCACacttactttctgttttctttgttctttgactTTCATTGGCCAGCCAAACAAAGACACCTGCATCATGCAGCAGATCACATTTGGAGTTGTATTCACTGTAGCTCTTGCCACTGTGTTGGCCAAAGCTATTACTGTGGTTATTGCATTCAAGGCCACTTTTCCAGGGAGAATGATAAGGTGGCTAATGAAATCCAGGGCCCCAAACTACATCATTCCTATCTGCACCCTAATCCAAGTTTTTATTTGTGGAATATGGATGGCAACCTCTCCTCCATTCATCGACCAAGATTTTCATGCTGAACATGGACACATCATTATATTTTGCAACAAGGGTTCATCTGTTGCCTTCCACTGTACCCTGGGATACCTCTGCTTCTTGGCACTTGGGGGTTATACCATGGCCTTCTTGTCTAGAACTCTGCCTGATACATTCAATGAATCCAAATTTCTGTCACTCAGCTTGCtagtgttcttttgtgtctggatcACCTTTCTTCCTGTCTACCATAGCACTATGGGGAAATTCATGGTTGCTACGGAAATATTTTCTATCTTGGCTTCCAGCACAGCACTCCTTAGCTTCATATTTGCCCCTAAGTGTTACATTATCTTATTCAGACCAAATGAGAATACATTTCATTATATCAGAGACAAAATGCATTCTAGAAGAAACAAGTCTCTTAAAACATAG